From Oryzias latipes chromosome 18, ASM223467v1:
CTTTAATGATGAGGTACCAGCAAGTGAACAAGTTTATCTGTAGTACTTTACAACTACATCATGGTATCAACGTggtttacaataataaaaagaaatcaacaagaataaagacaaaaaagaatcaagataaaattagtctttaaaaaataattatttatggCTCTAACAATAGTActtgtgtgttttctgaagTATAAAATAACCTAAGATCCAGCAAAGTTAAAGACGAAATTAAAGATAAAATCGTTTCTTTAAGTAGGTTTTGCTTAAAGCTGCTGTTCCTTACCAGGTGGTGATATATGGTGATGGGACTCGGCCTCCCCTCACCTTCAGGGATTGGGCGCTGGTTGACTACGACCACGTGTGGCAACAAGCGGTGGACTACAGCGTCCCTCACTGCATCGCTGAGACGTACCACCATCTAATACGAACAATCAAAGAGTAAGAGACGAGTGTGTGCACACACCAAAGCAACAAATGTTCCAATTCCGTTGTGTTGTGGTTCTGAAACTGTGGTTTCAGGTTCAGGGAACACGGGGCCACAGCCCTTGGTCCAGCAGTGTTGGCCTCAGTTGCTATAGCGTCCAAGTATCCCGGCTCAAAGGTACATGGTTTTTTTTGAGTTGGTCTAGAAGTATTATTTTGTGCAACACAATGTTGCTAGGTCCTAAAATTTGCTTtcactaaaataaatgtaaacgtTTATCAGGTTCCACTATTTATTCGTAGTGGCCGAGAAACCTATTTTGCTACTAAAAGCTACATTAGTTTCTAGTTTTAATCGGCACTTTtggtctttttgcttttttatctaCTTTTCCAACAAGATTACTGAGGTTTTCTTGGTTGTTTGTTCTGAGTGTCAACAATGACTTTTTTTGGACAATGCTGATGCTATGCTAAGTAGAAATAATTGCAGCTATCCAGAAGATTATCAACAATCTTCAAatagttttacatttattcCATTTGTATATAACCAAATAAAATACCCAAATGAGATTAATATCTCTTCAGCGATATAGCCAAGAGGTCACAGGTACACGTCACTTATAGCAgcttaaaaacagaacaaaaaccaaTTGAAAGGTCTTAGTAGAAAAGTCAATGAGATTTTTTTATctctgaaagaaaatgtgtacatttaatttattttatagaaatatttttataattatttttaaataagtaaTTTTCTGTCCTCCATACTCAAAATTCCGGAAGAGGAACAAcagtatcatcagcatacattAGAATCTTGACATTTGACAGGGTGGAACATAATTGACAGGGtaattaatataaatagaaaaaaaatgggatCTAAAATGGAGCCTTGAGGCACTCCCTTAGACAACCTAAGAAACGGTAGAGGTAGACCCACAAATCTGAGGTCTGCTTGACAGGTAGTTTACAGAGCAAGCAGTGACTCAGCATGAGCGGCAAGGTTGtttcaatttcaattaaaagcgTGACCAACTGTATTAAATACCTCAGTCAGATCATCTGAGATTCTTAGGGATGTGCCTGTCATTAGCTAGTGGCTAAGCTACAAAGTCAGCAGCTAGCTTTAGGTAGAAAGGGTGAAGATAATTGGGACCAGGTGCTTTCTTGGTCTCCAGCTTTTTCAGCTCTCAGAACTTTAGAGTAAGACAcaggggtcaaattgaccccagctttattcatttaaatctgTTTATACTAAGAAATATATTTCTGACTATATGTATGCTAAGCTAAGTAGTAGCAAATGTTTCTAGGTGTAACTGATTagctttacatttatatttctcAGTAGTTGAGTTGAATGCATTTTCTTGTTTGCAGGTCATTTTGTGCACCGACGGCAAAGCCAACATCGGACTGGGAGAAATGGAGCCAACGTCCTCTCAGTCCTCTTCCCCGCTATCGTCATATTTCTACAAGCAGTTGGCCCTAGAATCTGTAAAGAAAGGGTGAGAgttgttaaaacacaattttaactatttattaaaaataaactactGTGCAACAAACGAGGAcggatttaaattttttaaaaaaaaggtttgatgtttgtttttttcctttcagagtTATTATTTCAGTAATGACTTTCAAAGACACAAATTGCCGCTTGGTGGACATCGGGAGCCTGGCTGATGTTACAGGAGGACGGGTGAGACACACAAAATACAACGGGCTTGAAAGAGTTCAGTAAAAAGTTGCACTAGTGGTGCTACCCCCTTGAAATTAGTGAGGACTCACCCCAGAgtgaaaatacagtattttttgGATCATAAGGTTCACTTTAAAACCCTTAATGTTCTCAAAAATCAACAATGTGGCTCACACATGATTCTGTCCTCTTGGTTTGAAAGGTGCACATTGTCAGCATCGAAACCGTGGCAACCAGCATCCAATCTGTGTCTGAAGACAACGTTTTAGCAACAGGAGTCATGACAACACTGCTAGCTCCTGATGGAGTGTGAGTCTTGACTGCACAAACACATCCGtaacttttttccttcttctgttTGATGAATGTTCAAAGTGCAGTAAAAGCATCAAACTTCACTCATATGTCCCATTTCTGATTGCATTTATGAATGTGTATCTGTAAAAACTGGCTCTTTAATTTGTCCGTCTGCAGATATTTTCCCTATGAGGATGAAAATAACCACAAACTAGTGAGAGAAATAGGAAATGTAACGAGGGGGATGGAGATCACCTTTCAGTTCGCTGTCAAACCAGAGTCCAAAGAAGGTAAAAGCGTTTTTTAGAAACTCTGCAACTTCACTAGATCGACCGCAGAAACCAACTTTTTATGCGTGTGGCAGTTTTCCTCCAGAAGAAAACAATTCCATTCCAAATACAGCTAAGCTTTAAGACCAGAGATCAGCAAAAAGTCACACGGATCGTCACCGAACAGCGACCTGTAACGATCAGGAGGTAAAGAGCTTCAGAATATGAAGTTATTCTTAAAGAAATACCCACCATCAGCCATCCTGCAGTTCATCTACCTTcactttttctgtctctgtccaaagtcggatccttttgggtgaccTGAACGTGGCAGTGCTTGGTGTTCACTGCGCTCAGCTCTGTGCCAGTTTAACTATGGAGGGCCGAGTGAAGGAAGCAAAGAAGCACCTTAAAACACAACAAGACCTTCTCAAACAAGTCAggtatacctttttttttaacgtatCCAGCgtccaaacacttttttttaatcaaaccatGAAAAATCTCCTGAACTCTGGAGGCTGTTCCATCCACGCTGCAGTAAACTGAGGCCCATCCACAAGGAAGAAAGCTTCTATGGTAACTGGATGGAAACCATGACAACAGTCTGGCATGACATCACGGTGGAATCCCAGGTGATCAAAGGGGTGGGGATCCAAAATATTgtgaaaagtgagaaaaaaatgaaaatggtagaAAGTTGGAAGTTTTTTAACACTCTgatatcatctgcatagaaacagacttatttaattttaaaacggAATCACATCAACTTAAACcctaaaaattcattttaaggATAGAATTTAGATCAATGATGTCTTCACTGATTCCACTAAAATGATATTGAATCTCAGGTGACCTGGTTCCTCTGCAGGTCCTTTCGGATGAATCGGCAGAGGTGGTGTACCAGATGAGGAGAGCCAGTAGCACCAGCAGGGAGGATTACGCTGAGTTCGCCAAgactggaagaagaaaaaaggccaCGATGGAAGCTGTCTGAAAAGATCAGACATGTCCAAATGGAGGCTTAGGTTTTCAGAACAATAATGTTCACCTATTCAAAGAGACGGGTGCAGGAAAAAGAAAGCACCTGCCAAGttaaagatgataaaaaaaatggttcaaTTATGACATTGCCTTGACCATAGTGTTGATTTTTTACTATAAACATCAATGTTATTTGGGgttttcaaaatgttatttGAACTTAAAATCACAGTTTTTAAAGGGTTTTGATTTTTCGCCAACAAAGCAACACCACTGCATGATACTGCCACATCCATACCTCTTTATACCAGTTAAAATTCCTAATAATTATTGTGATccagcaattttttttaacccacacGCAGAGTGTTCACGTGATACCTTGGTGCCCGTTGGATGTCCACGATTGTCTAATATCGTCAAGAAGCGCAAACTCATCACTTAAACAGCACTCACTGGGTCTTTGCGTCGACCGCACaattttaggggggggggggggtctaaaaaaagaaaagtccgcACAATGCGCCTGCGTCTTACCTCCATCACCCGTACTTACTTTTGCGTGTTTATAAGTGGTCGCTGTGACCTGTTGTCTGCAGCATGGCTGTATAAAATGTTcagatatataataataataataatgtttttctaaatatacTTGAACCAAAACTGAACATTTGGAGAATACTTTAGTTTTTTGTATCTCTTCTGCTTCCCTCTAGTGGTCAAAATACAAAGTGCTGATTCACAGATCTCAGCATGCCGTTTCAGTCACGGCAGATGCTATCTTTATGTGCACAGAGGTGAACCAGTCCGGTGATGTAACGCTGCCCGACCGCAAAAATGTGAAGAGGAGCGGCCTGGTGGTGGTGAGAACCGGCACAGAGACACGCTAAGGAATTTTCCAAATCAAATGTTCTCTGCGCCGCATCTGATCTGCTGATAGTTACATATTTATAGAGGTGGAAAATTACCTGAAGTTTAGTTTGAGactcaacacaaacacatttggaGCAAGATAAATCAATGAGGAAAACttggttttctgtgttttacattAGCAATAAAATCTTAACAATTCACATGTGAAATCTGTTCCTGAATTTCCCGGAACTGGAATTCAACGGGCGTCCAACTGGAATCAACAAGTTCCCCCAAGAACCAGGGAAAGACGACAAGTCACAAGTTCCACGAAAAACTTCTCTGCACAGCCCAGAATTTCAGAGTAGGAAGAGTTGAAAAAAGATTCTCAGACTGTTATCTTGTTCCAAAAATGTCCCATCATTAATTAAAAGTGACAGGCGCGTCTGGTCCACGCGCTCCGACAGTAAACAAAAAGCAGGCCGATCAGCTCGCAGAAGCCAAAGCGCGTTCTGTGAAACACATTTCCCACAAGGCTTCACTGATGCGTCCTGACACGCAGATAAAAGGTGCAACATCTGCCCTCACGTTCAGTCAGGGTCAAAGTTCACTTCCAATGTATTTAAAGGGTTATCAATGAATATTTTAGTCACTGAAACGGATTTAGGGCATTTTGGGGTTAAACGAAGGAATGTCTGCAACCCCAAAGCATTTAATGCTATGCAGATGATATCAGAGTGTTATAAAATGACTCATTAAAGGTAGGTGGAGCCTGGTGGCCACAATGTCCAATGTTCAAAACAATTGACAGATTCTGTGAAGTcccctttcaagtggtaggggtgtggacttccaacaagctcactccttaGTAACATCTACTCTGGCCGATTCTGACCAATTATTGCCTAGCGGCTCCAACTTGGTGGCATCCataaaaatggcgactgaattaacTTCATTTTGGTCACTCGGTCCAGTCCTCATTGACGGTCAATGGTTGGAGGACAAAATATGTGTCAAACTAAAGTGTTCCACCTTAAAACAAGCATTTGGGTTTGATGGCAAGTGAACTGTGGTGCAGTTCACTACAGTGTGAATTCAGGGCCTCTATAGAAGGCTGAAGCATTCAGAGATAGTGCAACAATTCAATTTTCTCGTTggttttagacaaaaaatgAGCAGTTTTTCTAACCTTTCTGCGCCGTTTATGATTAAGAACAAACAAATTGAGCAAGTCAGCATTTCTAGGTTCACTAAAACAGTGgaggaaatcaaatcaaaattaaattgaatcaaaGTTCTGAACACCAAGAATTAATGACTGAATTTTAAAATTACACCTCACACCCCTCTCACACTTCCCCGTCCTTTAACCTAAGTAGGTAAACATCTAGAATCAGGtccagaaaaacaaactaaattagTGGGTGGAAATGATAAAAGTTGGGACCTTCTTCTTTGGAGGTTAGATTGTTTGCAGCGGGGTGAGAGGTGTCAGAGATACAGttgggtgtcatctgcaaaattgtgaaaattaatattaaattgacagaaaatattGCTGAGGGGTAGGAGACGGGTAATGAAAAGAAGGGGTCCAAGAACAGAACCCTGAGGTACACCACAAGTAATTTAAAGGATTGGTTAGAAACACTTTGCCCAAATTCAAATGGCTTCCCTACTCCTACAGCTTCTCCCTATCCCCACATTTATCCCTCCGAACAgagagatatggaaaaaaacTAGCATCTTTAAATTCTAAAGTTACTGCCGCTCAGTGACATGATGAATAGTCACCGGTCGTCGACATTAGCGTTTAGCTGCCAGTACTATGTTTTTATAAAGTCATGCTGAAACCAAAACTcaaaacttacatttaaatgtaaacgtctgtgcttcagagcacatccATCTgtagaaatgtgtttctcctcTGCTCCTTACCGGCAGAGGGATAGCCAG
This genomic window contains:
- the LOC105357541 gene encoding circularly permutated Ras protein 1 isoform X3; protein product: MEFACSHVVCDWSPDKPDISRLQPQLDTRLDVIKGEAPPPVPPRRFRKPRPTSLPLPPLPSSKASMDHLSFPPPPPVPPRLDRLEVESGCKANFNVVSFNFERLVDLSEETSVEFFEKPIVCVKCRAALCSLSSVQRSVWLCEFCGCENTVDDSVVNAWDGQHTGVRSDNLYLPNRSEDDYQNLEDTLVVFCVDISGSMSVTTEVLSETGSPVHKSRLEGIQNALEGALMSIMQQSPRRRVALVTFNDEVVIYGDGTRPPLTFRDWALVDYDHVWQQAVDYSVPHCIAETYHHLIRTIKEFREHGATALGPAVLASVAIASKYPGSKVILCTDGKANIGLGEMEPTSSQSSSPLSSYFYKQLALESVKKGVIISVMTFKDTNCRLVDIGSLADVTGGRVHIVSIETVATSIQSVSEDNVLATGVMTTLLAPDGVYFPYEDENNHKLVREIGNVTRGMEITFQFAVKPESKEVFLQKKTIPFQIQLSFKTRDQQKVTRIVTEQRPVTIRSRILLGDLNVAVLGVHCAQLCASLTMEGRVKEAKKHLKTQQDLLKQVRLFHPRCSKLRPIHKEESFYGNWMETMTTVWHDITVESQVLSDESAEVVYQMRRASSTSREDYAEFAKTGRRKKATMEAV
- the LOC105357541 gene encoding circularly permutated Ras protein 1 isoform X4, giving the protein MTELPTLAFSFLDSAAKELEMEFACSHVVCDWSPDKPDISRLQPQLDTRLDVIKGEAPPPVPPRRFRKPRPTSLPLPPLPSSKASMDHLSFPPPPPVPPRLDRLEVESGCKANFNVVSFNFERLVDLSEETSVEFFEKPIVCVKCRAALCSLSSVQRSVWLCEFCGCENTVDDSVVNAWDGQHTGVRSDNLYLPNRSEDDYQNLEDTLVVFCVDISGSMSVTTEVLSETGSPVHKSRLEGIQNALEGALMSIMQQSPRRRVALVTFNDEVVIYGDGTRPPLTFRDWALVDYDHVWQQAVDYSVPHCIAETYHHLIRTIKEFREHGATALGPAVLASVAIASKYPGSKVILCTDGKANIGLGEMEPTSSQSSSPLSSYFYKQLALESVKKGVIISVMTFKDTNCRLVDIGSLADVTGGRVHIVSIETVATSIQSVSEDNVLATGVMTTLLAPDGVYFPYEDENNHKLVREIGNVTRGMEITFQFAVKPESKEVFLQKKTIPFQIQLSFKTRDQQKVTRIVTEQRPVTIRSRILLGDLNVAVLGVHCAQLCASLTMEGRVKEAKKHLKTQQDLLKQ
- the LOC105357541 gene encoding circularly permutated Ras protein 1 isoform X1, producing MTELPTLAFSFLDSAAKELEMEFACSHVVCDWSPDKPDISRLQPQLDTRLDVIKGEAPPPVPPRRFRKPRPTSLPLPPLPSSKASMDHLSFPPPPPVPPRLDRLEVESGCKANFNVVSFNFERLVDLSEETSVEFFEKPIVCVKCRAALCSLSSVQRSVWLCEFCGCENTVDDSVVNAWDGQHTGVRSDNLYLPNRSEDDYQNLEDTLVVFCVDISGSMSVTTEVLSETGSPVHKSRLEGIQNALEGALMSIMQQSPRRRVALVTFNDEVVIYGDGTRPPLTFRDWALVDYDHVWQQAVDYSVPHCIAETYHHLIRTIKEFREHGATALGPAVLASVAIASKYPGSKVILCTDGKANIGLGEMEPTSSQSSSPLSSYFYKQLALESVKKGVIISVMTFKDTNCRLVDIGSLADVTGGRVHIVSIETVATSIQSVSEDNVLATGVMTTLLAPDGVYFPYEDENNHKLVREIGNVTRGMEITFQFAVKPESKEVFLQKKTIPFQIQLSFKTRDQQKVTRIVTEQRPVTIRSRILLGDLNVAVLGVHCAQLCASLTMEGRVKEAKKHLKTQQDLLKQVRLFHPRCSKLRPIHKEESFYGNWMETMTTVWHDITVESQVLSDESAEVVYQMRRASSTSREDYAEFAKTGRRKKATMEAV
- the LOC105357541 gene encoding circularly permutated Ras protein 1 isoform X2, giving the protein MTELPTLAFSFLDSAAKELEMEFACSHVVCDWSPDKPDISRLQPQLDTRLDVIKGEAPPPVPPRRFRKPRPTSLPLPPLPSSKASMDHLSFPPPPPVPPRLDRLEVESGCKANFNVVSFNFERLVDLSEETSVEFFEKPIVCVKCRAALCSLSSVQRSVWLCEFCGCENTVDDSVVNAWDGQHTGVRSDNLYLPNRSEDDYQNLEDTLVVFCVDISGSMSVTTEVLSETGSPVHKSRLEGIQNALEGALMSIMQQSPRRRVALVTFNDEVVIYGDGTRPPLTFRDWALVDYDHVWQQAVDYSVPHCIAETYHHLIRTIKEFREHGATALGPAVLASVAIASKYPGSKVILCTDGKANIGLGEMEPTSSQSSSPLSSYFYKQLALESVKKGVIISVMTFKDTNCRLVDIGSLADVTGGRVHIVSIETVATSIQSVSEDNVLATGVMTTLLAPDGVYFPYEDENNHKLVREIGNVTRGMEITFQFAVKPESKEVFLQKKTIPFQIQLSFKTRDQQKVTRIVTEQRPVTIRSRILLGDLNVAVLGVHCAQLCASLTMEGRVKEAKKHLKTQQDLLKQVSKLRPIHKEESFYGNWMETMTTVWHDITVESQVLSDESAEVVYQMRRASSTSREDYAEFAKTGRRKKATMEAV